From bacterium, one genomic window encodes:
- a CDS encoding sigma-54 dependent transcriptional regulator, producing the protein MIKVLIVEDERVAADNLRLLLSGGGYEAECVYTFGSAQKIVATKSFRIYLVDVRLPDGNGLDLISRIRTDNPDAVIVVLSAYGTIKDAVSALKSGADHYLIKPIEPDELLLTLKKEMEHQEVRAENIALKTYLSSMSGFENLIGKSETMTPVFERIRKLSDSNATVLISGESGTGKELVARTLHYSGSRREKRFVAVHCAAIPEALLESELFGYVKGAYTGALHDHMGRFEYADKGTILLDEVGELTPSLQVKLLRVLQERKFERLGSNQQVEVDVRILASTNRNLSDLVAAGEFREDLYWRLNVVEIHMPPLRERKEDIALLAKHFLGKYAASMNKTVPSIRPEVLGVFNEYPWPGNVRELENVLERAVTLMEGDEITVESLPTRLRTLKMHLRDGADQDLSSLKIRMKDFEKKLIEQMLQEENGNRIKTAERLHISLRALQYKLKEYGI; encoded by the coding sequence ATGATTAAGGTGCTGATAGTAGAGGACGAACGGGTGGCCGCCGACAATCTGCGGCTTCTCCTCTCCGGCGGGGGCTACGAGGCCGAGTGTGTCTACACTTTTGGCTCGGCCCAAAAGATAGTAGCGACCAAGAGTTTTCGGATCTACCTGGTGGATGTCCGGCTCCCGGACGGCAACGGACTCGATCTGATCTCTCGGATCAGGACCGACAATCCCGATGCCGTCATCGTGGTGCTGTCCGCCTACGGGACCATCAAGGATGCCGTCAGTGCGCTCAAATCCGGTGCGGATCATTATCTTATCAAACCGATCGAACCGGATGAACTCCTGTTGACTCTGAAAAAGGAAATGGAACATCAGGAAGTGCGCGCCGAGAACATCGCCCTGAAAACCTACCTCTCCTCGATGTCCGGATTTGAGAACCTGATCGGCAAGAGCGAGACCATGACCCCGGTTTTCGAGCGGATCAGGAAGCTGAGCGACTCCAATGCCACGGTTCTGATCAGCGGAGAAAGCGGCACAGGGAAAGAACTGGTGGCCAGAACGCTCCATTACTCCGGTTCCAGGCGGGAAAAACGCTTTGTCGCCGTGCATTGCGCGGCTATCCCGGAAGCCCTGCTGGAGAGCGAATTGTTTGGCTATGTCAAAGGTGCTTATACCGGCGCCCTGCACGATCATATGGGGCGATTCGAATATGCCGACAAGGGGACTATTTTGTTGGATGAGGTGGGTGAGTTGACGCCGTCGTTGCAGGTGAAGCTTCTGCGGGTTCTGCAGGAAAGAAAGTTTGAAAGACTGGGTTCCAACCAGCAAGTAGAGGTGGATGTCAGGATACTGGCTTCGACCAATCGAAACCTCAGTGATCTGGTGGCCGCCGGCGAATTCCGGGAGGACCTTTACTGGCGGCTCAATGTCGTTGAAATCCACATGCCCCCCCTGCGGGAAAGAAAAGAAGACATAGCGCTTTTGGCGAAGCATTTTCTGGGTAAATATGCCGCATCCATGAATAAGACCGTTCCTTCCATCCGGCCGGAAGTTTTGGGGGTTTTCAACGAATATCCTTGGCCGGGCAACGTGCGCGAACTCGAGAACGTCTTGGAACGGGCCGTTACCCTGATGGAGGGGGATGAGATAACCGTGGAAAGCCTCCCGACGCGCCTTCGAACCCTAAAAATGCACCTTCGCGATGGAGCGGACCAAGACCTGTCTTCGCTCAAGATCAGGATGAAGGATTTTGAGAAAAAACTGATAGAGCAGATGCTCCAGGAAGAAAACGGCAACCGCATCAAGACGGCCGAACGCCTCCACATAAGTTTGCGTGCCCTTCAGTACAAGTTGAAGGAGTACGGGATCTAG
- a CDS encoding ATP-binding protein: MRISYRLSLYISFFIVVLAPLLLAFLIFEAMLRRTAEDKFFSQAERVGLGIREEISRRSGNLLKLAERYAQDESIIVFLSQGDRSRLESRLFELFGYSNLDLLEIGDSSGIVLARGHRPGDFGEDKASQIIIGNALKGMPAADIEYGVSGIALRSVAPIRSNEKAIIGTLMTGVLLNKDFFSAYKNITGFNVALFQGDVLVTSTLGSSLTWTPPAATDQSPDKVVFMSGEKEMWGIYLPVYHSTGEEFGGLLLWQDAKTILASLDIYQATLTYTFIFAVILSLGLAVFLSRNFSSPLKKLLPVMDRVSRGDLNTNMPTLRWAEFRVLGAHFQDMLTELQKSRQRVERTQRQLIVAGKLAVLGQVTAELAHEIRNPLNSMEITLSLLRTKILNKIGDDPTIEENIEALRTETKRLKRTVKDFVEAGGEITLRKKPVNVANELEKIFKLVRPQVELLGIELDFRAQDSKPILIDQNRLHQAVLNITLNACQSMKPGGKLTVRGADNATAYTISIRDTGAGMTPEERDKVLSFPFTTKTDGLGCGLTYVLRVMQAHSGEFDLESSPGVGTTVRLSFFRRPSGDGND; this comes from the coding sequence ATGCGCATCAGTTATCGGCTCAGTCTGTACATAAGCTTTTTCATTGTTGTCTTGGCTCCATTGTTGCTGGCGTTTCTGATTTTCGAAGCGATGCTCCGGCGAACAGCCGAGGACAAGTTTTTCTCCCAGGCCGAGAGGGTCGGGCTGGGCATCCGCGAGGAGATTTCCCGGCGTTCGGGAAATCTTCTGAAGTTGGCGGAACGATATGCCCAGGATGAGTCGATTATCGTTTTCCTCTCTCAAGGTGATCGTTCTCGCTTGGAGTCCCGCCTGTTTGAACTTTTCGGCTACTCCAACCTGGACCTCCTGGAAATCGGGGACTCCTCCGGAATCGTCCTGGCGCGCGGCCACCGGCCTGGTGATTTCGGGGAAGATAAGGCTTCCCAGATAATCATAGGCAACGCCCTCAAAGGGATGCCTGCGGCGGATATTGAGTATGGAGTCTCCGGCATAGCCCTGCGCTCGGTGGCTCCGATCCGTTCGAATGAGAAGGCGATTATCGGAACGCTGATGACCGGCGTGCTCTTGAACAAGGATTTTTTCAGCGCCTATAAAAATATCACCGGATTCAACGTTGCCCTGTTCCAAGGGGATGTTCTTGTCACCAGTACACTTGGTTCGAGCCTGACCTGGACCCCTCCGGCGGCAACCGATCAGTCGCCGGACAAGGTCGTTTTCATGTCGGGGGAGAAAGAGATGTGGGGAATTTACTTGCCTGTCTATCATTCGACCGGAGAAGAATTCGGCGGCTTGCTGCTATGGCAGGATGCCAAGACCATCTTGGCCTCTCTGGACATTTACCAAGCAACGCTGACATACACCTTTATCTTCGCCGTCATCCTGTCTCTCGGGTTGGCCGTGTTCCTGAGCAGGAATTTCTCCTCTCCCCTGAAGAAGCTGCTCCCGGTTATGGATCGGGTCTCCCGGGGAGACCTGAATACGAATATGCCCACGTTGAGATGGGCTGAATTCAGGGTTTTGGGCGCTCATTTCCAGGACATGCTTACCGAATTGCAAAAATCCCGTCAGCGGGTGGAACGGACCCAGCGACAGTTGATCGTGGCGGGAAAACTGGCCGTCCTGGGCCAGGTCACGGCTGAACTGGCCCACGAAATCAGAAATCCCCTCAACTCCATGGAGATCACCCTGAGCCTGCTGAGGACGAAGATTCTCAATAAGATCGGCGACGACCCCACCATAGAAGAAAACATAGAAGCCCTTCGTACCGAGACGAAAAGACTGAAGCGAACCGTTAAGGATTTCGTGGAGGCGGGGGGGGAGATAACGTTGCGCAAAAAACCGGTAAACGTCGCTAACGAGCTGGAGAAAATATTTAAGCTGGTTCGTCCTCAGGTCGAACTTTTGGGGATCGAACTCGATTTCCGGGCCCAGGACAGCAAACCGATCCTCATCGATCAAAATCGCTTGCATCAGGCGGTATTGAATATCACGCTAAATGCGTGTCAGTCTATGAAACCCGGAGGGAAACTCACGGTTAGGGGTGCTGACAACGCGACCGCTTATACGATCAGCATCCGTGATACCGGAGCGGGAATGACGCCCGAGGAAAGGGATAAAGTCCTGAGCTTCCCCTTCACCACAAAAACGGATGGGCTGGGCTGCGGGTTGACGTACGTGTTAAGGGTGATGCAGGCGCATAGCGGCGAATTCGACCTGGAATCAAGTCCGGGAGTAGGAACTACGGTCAGACTTTCCTTTTTCCGGAGACCAAGCGGTGACGGCAATGATTAA
- a CDS encoding DUF302 domain-containing protein has product MNGYGFSKVLNLPFAEAEATATTALKAEGFGILSRIDLREKFEEKLGIDFKNYVILGACNPTNARKAILAEEEIGLLLPCNVVLYEKDGGTAVSFIRPTAAMRMIDNPELQKVASEVEGQLKRAFDSLS; this is encoded by the coding sequence ATGAACGGCTATGGATTCAGTAAGGTTCTCAACCTGCCCTTCGCCGAAGCGGAAGCCACGGCGACAACGGCCCTGAAAGCCGAGGGGTTCGGAATCCTGTCCCGGATCGACCTGAGGGAGAAGTTCGAGGAAAAACTGGGGATCGATTTCAAAAACTACGTGATCCTGGGTGCGTGCAATCCCACCAACGCCCGAAAGGCAATTCTGGCTGAAGAAGAGATCGGCCTTTTACTTCCCTGCAACGTTGTCCTCTACGAAAAAGATGGCGGTACCGCGGTCTCTTTCATCCGTCCCACCGCGGCCATGCGGATGATCGACAATCCCGAACTTCAGAAAGTCGCCTCGGAGGTGGAAGGTCAGTTGAAGCGGGCGTTCGATTCCCTGAGCTGA
- a CDS encoding copper-translocating P-type ATPase: MMVKDFHRRFFISLAATVPILLLSPLVQRFLGIKIRFSGSNYLLWSFSTFVFLYGGRPFLSGLYSELRKRSPGMMTLIGLAISVAYFYSSAVVFGLSGKVFFWELATLIDIMLLGHWIEMKSVLSASNALEELARLMPDEAHRVGGGKTVEVRLEDVKKGDLLLVKPGEKIPADGIVKQGESYVNEAMVTGESKPVKKGKNEKVIGGTLNGDGSLEIEVMGTGEDSYLSKVITLVKQAQKSKSKSQTLADKAALWLTIISLSAGGVTLLSWLLAGKVFAFAMERMATVMVITCPHALGLAIPLVVAVSTALAARNGLLIRNRNAFENSRKISTVLFDKTGTLTEGKFGVSSLRPLAAGWDEKKLIRTAAALEKNSEHPIGAGIALKAQEMEIDVPEASDFRALQGKGVEGKMDSEEFKVVSPGYLEENGFELPEKLKEEGLATVVYVLAGGELVGSIGLSDRIRSQSRVAVNRLKGAGIKCWMITGDNKNVAHQVSAELDLDGYFAEVLPEQKQGKVKELQGKGEFVAMTGDGVNDAPALAQADVGIAIGSGTDVAAETADIILVNSNPEDVTTLILFGAATYRKMVQNLWWATGYNVLAIPLAAGVLFWAGILISPAMGAVLMSLSTVIVAINARLLQVDKSN, encoded by the coding sequence ATGATGGTCAAAGACTTCCATCGAAGATTCTTCATCTCCCTTGCCGCCACCGTTCCCATCCTTCTCCTCTCGCCGTTAGTGCAAAGGTTCCTGGGGATAAAAATTCGCTTCTCCGGGAGCAATTACCTCCTCTGGTCATTCTCCACCTTCGTTTTTCTCTACGGAGGCAGGCCCTTTCTAAGCGGCCTCTACTCCGAACTGCGGAAAAGATCCCCCGGGATGATGACACTGATCGGTCTGGCGATCTCGGTCGCCTACTTCTACTCATCGGCGGTGGTCTTCGGACTGAGCGGCAAGGTTTTCTTTTGGGAGCTGGCGACGCTGATAGACATCATGCTCCTCGGCCATTGGATAGAGATGAAATCGGTTTTGAGCGCTTCTAACGCCTTGGAGGAGCTCGCCCGCCTAATGCCGGATGAAGCCCATCGGGTCGGCGGCGGAAAGACGGTGGAGGTAAGGCTGGAGGACGTGAAAAAAGGGGATCTCCTCCTGGTCAAGCCGGGGGAGAAGATTCCTGCCGACGGTATAGTCAAACAGGGGGAGAGCTACGTCAATGAGGCGATGGTCACCGGGGAGTCGAAACCGGTCAAGAAAGGGAAAAACGAGAAAGTGATCGGGGGAACGCTCAACGGCGACGGCTCTCTGGAGATCGAGGTTATGGGGACAGGAGAGGATTCCTACCTCTCCAAGGTTATTACTTTGGTCAAACAAGCCCAGAAGTCGAAATCGAAAAGCCAGACTTTGGCCGACAAAGCGGCGTTGTGGCTGACCATTATCTCCCTGAGCGCCGGAGGGGTAACACTGCTTTCGTGGCTCCTCGCCGGTAAGGTTTTCGCCTTCGCCATGGAGAGGATGGCCACGGTGATGGTGATCACCTGTCCCCACGCGCTCGGTCTGGCCATTCCCCTGGTGGTAGCGGTTTCCACGGCGCTGGCTGCCCGCAACGGTCTTCTGATCCGAAACCGGAACGCCTTCGAAAACTCCCGCAAGATCAGCACCGTTCTTTTCGATAAAACCGGGACCCTGACTGAGGGGAAATTCGGAGTCAGCTCGCTCCGCCCTCTGGCCGCCGGCTGGGACGAGAAGAAACTGATCCGGACCGCTGCCGCCCTGGAGAAGAACAGCGAACATCCAATCGGAGCCGGGATCGCACTCAAAGCCCAGGAGATGGAGATCGACGTGCCGGAAGCCTCCGATTTTCGGGCCCTCCAGGGGAAAGGAGTGGAGGGGAAAATGGACAGCGAGGAGTTCAAAGTGGTCAGTCCCGGTTATCTGGAAGAAAATGGGTTTGAGCTCCCCGAAAAATTGAAAGAAGAAGGCCTGGCCACCGTGGTTTACGTTCTGGCCGGAGGGGAATTGGTGGGATCGATCGGTCTCTCCGACCGGATTCGATCCCAATCCCGGGTAGCGGTGAACAGATTGAAAGGAGCCGGAATCAAGTGCTGGATGATCACCGGCGATAACAAGAATGTCGCCCACCAGGTTTCTGCTGAGCTAGATCTGGATGGGTATTTCGCCGAAGTCCTCCCCGAACAGAAGCAGGGTAAAGTAAAGGAACTTCAGGGCAAAGGCGAATTCGTGGCTATGACCGGCGACGGGGTCAACGACGCTCCTGCTCTCGCTCAGGCTGATGTGGGAATCGCTATCGGTTCGGGGACCGACGTCGCCGCTGAGACCGCCGATATCATTCTGGTAAACAGCAATCCGGAAGACGTGACCACGCTCATCCTCTTTGGGGCGGCGACCTATCGTAAGATGGTCCAAAATCTTTGGTGGGCGACCGGCTATAATGTTTTAGCCATTCCCCTCGCGGCCGGTGTATTGTTCTGGGCCGGGATTTTGATCTCTCCGGCGATGGGAGCTGTTCTGATGTCGCTTTCCACGGTGATCGTGGCGATCAATGCCAGACTGCTGCAAGTCGATAAAAGTAACTGA